AATCTTACCTAATTTCTTGTCGTTAACTGGCACCTTTCTCAACCACAGATTTTCGAAACCTAATTCCGAAATGGCCTGTGATACTAAATCAAGGTGACCTTGTTCTTCTTCAAGATTTTTAGGAACGAAAAGAACGCCTACTCCGTAGTGCTCTTTTTTTGGTAGCTCAATACCTTCCTCTTTTGCGATGGCCGCAAAGTAATCGTAGGGTACCTGGGTCATGATCCCTGCACCGTCACCGGTTTCGCCGTCTGCTGCCACACCTCCACGGTGCTCCATTTTCTCAAGCATGATCAGTCCATCCGAGACTATTTGATGGGAAGGTTTATTTTTAATATGAGCAATAAAACCAATCCCACAAGAATCCCTCTCAAACTCCGGAGAGTATAATCCTGTATTTTTTATATTTTGCTTCATAGACATATCCAATAAAAAATGTTGTTTTCCCTGTGCCTTAGTAGAGAACTCTACTAAATTTAATGTTGTCGGCTGACACAGATCATTTTTGAGTCTACAAATCTACATTTTTAATTCTCAAAATTTTTTATAGTTTAGCAAAGTCATAACATATCCAAAGTCAGACTAAATTCACCTATTTTACTGTAAATCAATAAATTATACTAAATTAAATAGTACCATTCATATCATGTCCAAAAAATCTAGTCCGCAACCGCTGTTTCAGTTAATCAAGTCGCTCACCAAGTCCGAAAAAAGAAGTTTTAAACTTTATGTCAGCCGCATCAATGAGGAAAACGAAGTAAAGTTCATCACTTTATTTGATATTTTAGATAGGCTTGAAGAATATGATGAGGCTGTCATCATCAAAAAAATGTCCAATATTAGCAAGGCCCAGTTGGCGAACCTAAAATCTCATCTTTACAAGCAGGTTTTGCTGGTTCTCAGAATCAGTCATTTGAAAAATGATGTAGACATCCAACTGCGCGAAAACCTTGATTATGTACGTCTATTGTACAAAAAGGGGCTTTATGACGAAAGTATGAAGCTGCTCAACAAGATCAAGCTGACCGCTAACAACTACAAAAAGAACATCTTTAAGCTGGCGCTGCTGAACTACGAAAAAAACATCGAAAACCAGCAAATGCTCACCCTGGATACTACGACGACTCTCAAACTGGACAGAGAGACGAAGAGCATCCTGAACAAAATCAACGTGGCACAGTCCTTCTTTTCTGTTGCCCTCCGTATGAAGGCGCAATTCTTGAAAGGCGGTATGGCGCGTAGCGAAGACGAGCTGGAAAAAATTAACAAGATTTTTTACTCCAGTCTGCCAGAATACGACAAAGCACACCTTTCTTTTAGTGAGCAGTATAATATGTGTCGTGCTTATTATTGGTATTCATACTTGATTCAAGATTTCGAATCATGCGTGAAATACACAGAGATCTGGGTCAGCATTTTCAAAGAAAATAACCTGACACATCTTCGACATGCAGAGTTCTTACGCGGACTCAACAGACTGCTGCAGTCGCTCTTCCGTATCAACGATAGGGATCGCTTCAACATGTATTATGAGGAGCTAATCGAATTCGAAAAACTATATATGAAAGCCATCGATTCGAACAGTAAACAGCTGCTGCTTCGCTGCCTCACGATCCAGACACTCAACAAGTGTTTCATGGAAGGTGACTTCAAAAAGTATGAGCATAAGCTGACTCGCTACCTCACTAAGATTGAGGACAACATGGAGTACATCGATAGAAACAACCAACTGGTAATCTTCTACAAATCGGCCATCCTCTACTTCGGGCTTCAGGACTATGAAAAATGCATGGTATATCTGGAACGCGTACTCGAAGATCACGACGAACATTTGAGAGAAGACCTGAAGAGTTTCTCTTATATCATCTTCGTGATCGCCCTTTACGAACAACGGGATTATAAGAAGTTGGAAAAAGTCAGAAAACGCGCCTTCGTCTACTTGAGACAGAGGAACATTTTGGGCAAATTTCACCACATTATCCTGCAATTCATCAAGCGTTCGGAGCACATCATGCCTTTGGATCTGAAAGGTGAATTGAAGAACCTGCGTTCGAGTCTAGAGCCATTGAGAGAAGATAAATTCGAATCTAAACCTCTTCTTTATTTCGATATTATGAGTTGGCTGGAAAGTAAAATCTCGGGCCGATCATTCCTAGAAGTAGTGAAAGAGGCTGCTGAAATGGATTGATGTCAGGATATTTTCTATGAGTAAAACTAGCTCCTTGCAATAAATGTAAGGAGCTTTTTTATGCCCTAAAAACTATGGTCTCTTGCAGCAATATTCAGACGAAGCGCGATAGAGGTATATTGTGTAGTAGATTCCATGGCAGAAGCATCACTTTTTACATCCCTGTATATATGCCTCAGATCTATGAATAGATTTTGACGCAGCATATAGCTCGCCATGACATCCACAAAGACATGTTGGCTGGGCACACTGTCTCCAATTTCATAGCCATAATCTCCATTTCTTGAGTTATAGTCCTTCATCACATCACTCCCATAGTTCTCGTTAGGCCTGTCGTTTCCTCGTTGTGCCAAAATCACCTTTGCTGTCAGATACAAATAGCGGATCGGCTGGTACCTTCCAATCATGACCACTTCGTGAAAATTGGCGCCAAAGGGATGAGCCAACGGCTGTCGATAGTGTGCATAGTTGGTAAAAATCGATTCGTGCTGATAGGTAAAAGGTCGGGACATATTGTATTCGGCCTGAAGGTCCAGATTTTCGATCCCCAATGCATTGTAGTACTTCCCACCCAGCTGCAGTGAGTATTTATTGCCCCACCAGCCATTGTTGGCCTTGAGCTCGCCAATGACCATTTCGTCCAAAAGTCCCTGACCGTATATCTGCAACTGTCGAAGTGCGTTCCATTTGAAGTCAATACCAAAAAGTGCGTTGTCTGGACTACCCGTATATTGCTCAATAGAGCGGTAGAAAATAATCGGGTTCAGATAGTTCCACTCAAAAGCCGTGCTGGTGCTGTCTCCTCTGTGAAACATGATGGCTTCATATACCCCAACATTCAATCGATCGGTCAGGTTAATGCTCAAGTGATGAGCAGTCATAAATTTTTTCGGGAAAGCCTCGGTACCATTCGAACCAAAGGAGCTATAAGGAGCATCTGCCACCAATTCTGTGAATAGGTTGGTATACTGAATGCGCCAGACTTTGGTCTGGATCTTTAGGAAAGTACTAGGTGCCGCAAAATCCGATAAGAGCATAGATCGATAGCCATTACCAATGAAGTTTTTGTCATGACCGAACTGCACCCCAATGTGTTTGGTAGCCTGAAAGGTGATGTAGCCGCGGGCATTGATAAAATCTACCCCACCATTCTCTCCATATTTTTTCCAGAAAGCCTCGTTGGGTACTACACCATTGCTGGCGGTATATTTTTGCACATAGTCCGGAAATATAGCTTGATTCTCTCCTACAAAGGAATAAAAACCAACTCTTTGGTCTATCTGCCCCCGCAACTCGATCCCTCGTGTATTGATGAAGGGCCGACCCGCACTGTTTTCATCTCTACCAACCCCCAGGTACAAAACAGGGCTCACCTTCAGCTGAAAGGCTTCTTTGTTGACGTGAAGCATATCCGCTCTGCTTCGATAAAACCACTTCAGAAAAGGCTTTTTACTTCTGGCATATTCCTCCCCATCCGCAACAAATTCCCAATTGTCGGTCAGCAAGTATTTTTTGTTGGGTTCGAATTGAGATAAGGAATCGACATGACTGGCAATATCGACTCTTCGATAAGGCTTGAAGCTGCTGTGTATGCTGGGACTCACATCGCCATTGATCACTTCGGCGCGATCGATCAAATGATAATAGTCCTGATTGAGCGGTGCATATACGCTCTGAGCCATAGCGCCCATAGACATGCCCACTGCTACACAAAAAGCCAAACCCTTTTTCATTGATGCTCTTTTAGAAACAATGATAGGGATTTAATTTGTTTTGGAAAGTAAAGGATTGAATCAATAGCAGAATCTTACTCTGCCTTGTTGAACAACCGTGCGATAAAGTACACTGAAAAACCAGCTATTAGACCTGGCATCATTTCATATACGATGGCTCCCCAGCCCAGGAAATTCCAGGTTAAGGTGACTCCTCCGCCTATGATCATCATGGCTAGGGTCGTACCCGCACTCAAGTCTTTTCCCAACATGCGCAGCGTAATCACCGGACCAAAAACGGTACCCAATACCGCCCAGGCATAGATCACAATGGCAAATACACTGGTCTCTCCATAGAGTGCAATGATCACAGCAAAGACCGTGATCCCAATCGTAAAGAGCTTGCTGACATTATAATTGTTCTTGAATTGAGGGAAAATATCATTCGAAAGGGAAGAGGTACAACTGATCACCAATGAATCAGCAGTGGATATCGTAGCAGCAAAAATCCCTGCGAGCATAATACCTACCAAATAGTCTGGCAGAAGTTCCATCGACATCATAGGCAAGGCCAGCTCTGGGTCGAATGAACCTTTGGCAGGCAACACAATCCTGGACAACAAACCTACACCAATAGCCAATGCATAAAAGCCCGTGAACCACGAGTAGTAGTACATTCTTACTTTTCTGATATTATTGGTATTGTCCAGAGTCATATAACGAACCATGATGTGTGGCTGGCCCACTACCCCAAAACCTGCAAACAACCAACCCACTGCCACTAGAACAGAAGCGGTCAATGTTTTGCTAGGGTGAAATAGGTTCATATAACCTACTTCGACTTCCTTCAGGCTAGTCATAGTATCAGTCCAGCCACCCATGTAATTCACCGCGTAGTACAACAATATACCCATGGCTATAAACATAACGATCGACTGGGCAGCGTCCGTCCAAATAGACGCTCGGATACCTCCAGAAAAACAATAGATCACGACCAAAACAGCTCCAGATATCACACCGATCCATTGATCTAGCTCCAAGGTTACGAATAGGGCTTTGCCCCCTGCGCTAAACTGGGCCGCAGCATAGGTGCTCAAGAAAACAAAGCTGATGATCCCACTTAATAAGCGAATGCTCTTGATGATTTTTCCTTTGTGATTGGCGATGAGGCTACCGAAACTTAGGATGTCGTATTTCGCGCTCAAGTCTCGCAATTTGCCATAAACCAACAGGGAACCGAAAAAGTCCCCCAAAATCCAACCGATCATCAGCCATACAGATTCCAGGCCTGCGGTATAGGTATACCCAATCATACCGATGAACATATAACCACTGTTGTTGGTGGCTACTGCAGACAGGGCTACCAACCAGGGCTGCATATCCTGTCCAGCTAGAAGATAGTCTTTGGTGTTTTTCTGTTTCTGAATAGAAGAGGCTACTCCGATTCCTGCGAATAGCAGGAGCATTAAGGCAAATACTACGATCATAGATATTTCAATATTAAAATAATAGATCGCAAGTTAAGTAAAACTCAATCCCCCTTGAAATTACTCTGCACAGAATCGGTTATTCGTAGGCTCAGAGCATTTCGTCCAATATTCTACCATAGTCATATTGGAGGTCTTCGTGCAATTTGCTTAGAGATTTGCGAACACTCGCCACTTGTCTTTGATACAGATTAAAAAGTGTTGCGTTGCGCTGAAGGGGTGGGTCAAATTCTAATAAACACTGACAGTAATAAGTCAGCAGCTCTACTTCCGTCTCCCTTTTCTTTGAATAACGGATGTACTTCTTAGTTAATCGTAAAATTTTACGAGCACTTTTATTCACATAGTAATAGCTGTAGCGATTGATTTCGGCGAACAATTCGTCCATTTCCGTCTTGACAGATTGGATATAACTATCCTCGTCCTGTGCCTCATACAACAGATAAGTCAGCAGCTCTTTGTTCTCCTTTTTGAAGCGAGAAAGCTGCAAGCACAGCTCCATGAGCTCTTTTTCAGATTTTTCTTTTAGGGCTTCTTTTAGTTCTTTGACACTTGCTGCTTTCATGGTTTGTCACTTTTGAGGCAAGATATTAACTGATATTGAGAGCGACATATACATGAAATAAAAAATAGCCAAACAGCGAAAAAACTACATTATTGACTTTTCCCCAACTATTAGTCGTAGCTTTGCACTTTAGAACCGAAATGATATTTGACCCTGAATCATTGATTCAGGAGTAAATAGAAATGAAGTTAACAAGTTGCGAGTGGCAGACAATTCTTAAAATGTCCGAACTCAAAAATATTTAACTCTCTACTATTCACTTTTTACTACGGCTTGCCGGATTGAAATTATTTGTCATTTCACTAACAGTTTATATGACATTTAAATCATTAGGTTTGTCCGATGGCATACTCAAAGCCATCGACAAGAAGGGATATACCGACCCTTCACCCATTCAAGCAAAAGCAATTCCCACCATATTAGAAAGAAAAGATGTTTTGGCATCTGCCCAGACCGGGACGGGAAAAACAGCTGGCTTTACTTTACCCTTACTTCAAATTTTATCAGAGGGGAAACCCAGAAAACACAGAGCAGTTAGGGCTTTAATTTTGACTCCAACTCGTGAGTTGGCAGCACAAGTTTTTGAAAATGTACGTGAATACAGCGAGTACACTGAACTAAAATCTACCGTGATCTTTGGTGGCGTCAACGCCAACCCTCAGATCAAAGCCTTGAACAGAGGTGTGGATATATTAGTCGCTACTCCAGGTAGATTGCTGGACCTTCACAACCAAAAGGTCTTCCAATTGGATCAAGTAGAAATGCTGATTCTCGACGAAGCAGACCGTATGCTAGACATGGGATTTGCTCGCGATATTAAGCGAATCATTGCTCAACTACCCCAACGTAGACAAAACCTGCTTTTCTCGGCGACCTTTTCAAAAGAGATCAAAAAACTGGCCAATGGCCTGTTGAATAACCCTGTGACTGTTGAGGCTACTCCAGAAAACTCTACCGCTGAAAAAGTGGATCAAAGAGCCTATCGAGTGGACCAAAAGCAGAAGCCTGAAGTGGTCGTGAATATGATCAAAGAAGGCGACTGGCATCAGGTGCTGATTTTTACACGTACGAAACATCGCGCCAACAAACTCAGCCAGATTCTGGAAAAGAAAGGCATCAGTTCGGCCGCCATACATGGCAATAAAAGTCAGGGAGCCAGAACCAAGGCACTTGATGGCTTCAAAAAAGGAAGCGTCAGAGTACTGGTTGCGACAGATATCGCAGCCCGAGGACTGGATATTCCTTTGCTGCCACATGTGATCAATTTCGAATTGCCCAA
This is a stretch of genomic DNA from Reichenbachiella ulvae. It encodes these proteins:
- a CDS encoding capsule assembly Wzi family protein gives rise to the protein MKKGLAFCVAVGMSMGAMAQSVYAPLNQDYYHLIDRAEVINGDVSPSIHSSFKPYRRVDIASHVDSLSQFEPNKKYLLTDNWEFVADGEEYARSKKPFLKWFYRSRADMLHVNKEAFQLKVSPVLYLGVGRDENSAGRPFINTRGIELRGQIDQRVGFYSFVGENQAIFPDYVQKYTASNGVVPNEAFWKKYGENGGVDFINARGYITFQATKHIGVQFGHDKNFIGNGYRSMLLSDFAAPSTFLKIQTKVWRIQYTNLFTELVADAPYSSFGSNGTEAFPKKFMTAHHLSINLTDRLNVGVYEAIMFHRGDSTSTAFEWNYLNPIIFYRSIEQYTGSPDNALFGIDFKWNALRQLQIYGQGLLDEMVIGELKANNGWWGNKYSLQLGGKYYNALGIENLDLQAEYNMSRPFTYQHESIFTNYAHYRQPLAHPFGANFHEVVMIGRYQPIRYLYLTAKVILAQRGNDRPNENYGSDVMKDYNSRNGDYGYEIGDSVPSQHVFVDVMASYMLRQNLFIDLRHIYRDVKSDASAMESTTQYTSIALRLNIAARDHSF
- a CDS encoding DEAD/DEAH box helicase, which codes for MTFKSLGLSDGILKAIDKKGYTDPSPIQAKAIPTILERKDVLASAQTGTGKTAGFTLPLLQILSEGKPRKHRAVRALILTPTRELAAQVFENVREYSEYTELKSTVIFGGVNANPQIKALNRGVDILVATPGRLLDLHNQKVFQLDQVEMLILDEADRMLDMGFARDIKRIIAQLPQRRQNLLFSATFSKEIKKLANGLLNNPVTVEATPENSTAEKVDQRAYRVDQKQKPEVVVNMIKEGDWHQVLIFTRTKHRANKLSQILEKKGISSAAIHGNKSQGARTKALDGFKKGSVRVLVATDIAARGLDIPLLPHVINFELPNVPEDYVHRIGRTGRAGANGEAISLVSADEMEYLEGIEKLLRQSLNATVIEGFEPTETAIEAPKKKNFSQRSGQPQNKPQNKGGNNSWRRRKSNFKKSKSRTSS
- a CDS encoding sodium/proline symporter produces the protein MIVVFALMLLLFAGIGVASSIQKQKNTKDYLLAGQDMQPWLVALSAVATNNSGYMFIGMIGYTYTAGLESVWLMIGWILGDFFGSLLVYGKLRDLSAKYDILSFGSLIANHKGKIIKSIRLLSGIISFVFLSTYAAAQFSAGGKALFVTLELDQWIGVISGAVLVVIYCFSGGIRASIWTDAAQSIVMFIAMGILLYYAVNYMGGWTDTMTSLKEVEVGYMNLFHPSKTLTASVLVAVGWLFAGFGVVGQPHIMVRYMTLDNTNNIRKVRMYYYSWFTGFYALAIGVGLLSRIVLPAKGSFDPELALPMMSMELLPDYLVGIMLAGIFAATISTADSLVISCTSSLSNDIFPQFKNNYNVSKLFTIGITVFAVIIALYGETSVFAIVIYAWAVLGTVFGPVITLRMLGKDLSAGTTLAMMIIGGGVTLTWNFLGWGAIVYEMMPGLIAGFSVYFIARLFNKAE